A region from the Janthinobacterium agaricidamnosum genome encodes:
- a CDS encoding HAD family hydrolase produces MNLALFDLDHTLLPIDSDHEWGEFLVRIGAVDAAEFTRRNDEFFAQYQAGTLDPVEYLEFSLGTLAQFPRERLEALHRQFMAEVVLPAIRPEVVALIKQHQDAGDLLAIVTATNHFITKPIADALGVEHLLAAMPEYDDAGNVTGKLLGTPTLGAGKLTHTHAWLEKMGKELGQFERSYFYSDSHNDIPLLSVVTHPVATNPNTALSAHASLHGWPSLHLFND; encoded by the coding sequence ATGAATCTGGCCCTGTTTGACCTCGACCACACCCTGCTGCCCATCGACTCGGATCACGAGTGGGGCGAATTCCTGGTACGCATCGGTGCCGTGGACGCCGCCGAATTCACCCGCCGCAACGACGAATTTTTCGCGCAATACCAGGCCGGCACGCTCGATCCGGTGGAGTACCTGGAATTCTCGCTCGGCACCCTGGCGCAATTCCCGCGCGAACGCCTCGAAGCGCTGCACCGCCAATTCATGGCCGAAGTGGTCTTGCCGGCCATCCGCCCGGAAGTCGTGGCGCTGATCAAGCAACACCAGGACGCGGGCGACCTGCTGGCCATCGTCACGGCCACCAACCATTTCATCACCAAACCCATCGCCGATGCGCTCGGCGTCGAGCACCTGCTGGCCGCCATGCCCGAATATGACGACGCAGGCAATGTCACGGGCAAGCTGCTGGGCACGCCGACCCTGGGCGCGGGCAAGCTGACCCACACCCATGCCTGGCTGGAAAAGATGGGCAAGGAACTGGGGCAGTTCGAGCGCAGCTATTTTTACAGCGATTCGCACAACGATATTCCCTTGCTGTCGGTCGTGACCCACCCGGTCGCGACCAATCCCAACACCGCTTTGAGCGCACACGCATCCCTCCACGGCTGGCCATCACTCCACTTATTCAATGATTAA
- a CDS encoding helix-turn-helix transcriptional regulator, whose translation MARTKKTVDKEELRQRRAVLYEAIEAGAVTLQHAVKEMRAISRMTQAEFAMHRGVSTKVIKEIESGKGNPTIQTLNRIGQFFGLEVAFVRTETLREKKIAPASAGAISPQ comes from the coding sequence ATGGCGCGTACAAAGAAGACCGTTGACAAGGAAGAGTTGCGGCAGCGCAGGGCAGTGCTTTACGAAGCCATTGAAGCAGGAGCCGTCACGCTACAGCATGCCGTCAAGGAAATGCGCGCCATCTCGCGCATGACGCAGGCAGAGTTTGCGATGCATCGGGGCGTGAGCACGAAGGTTATCAAGGAGATCGAGAGCGGCAAGGGCAACCCGACCATCCAGACGCTGAACCGTATCGGGCAATTCTTTGGCCTGGAGGTGGCCTTTGTACGGACAGAAACGCTGCGCGAAAAAAAAATCGCCCCGGCGAGTGCCGGGGCGATATCACCTCAATAG
- the panB gene encoding 3-methyl-2-oxobutanoate hydroxymethyltransferase, with the protein MSAYLQGTDLAAKDKAATPAPAPSKPVANKAVTIHTLATLRAAGEKISMLTCYDASFASLMDRCGVEILLIGDSLGMVCNGLNSTLPVTVAELAYHTASVARGSKSAMILSDLPFGAYGTPETAYANAVILMQAGAHMIKIEGGAWLAETVRFLTERGIPICAHIGLTPQFVHQLGGYKVQGKSTESAAELKNDALVLQNAGAAIVLMEAMPSQLGKEVTDMLTIPTIGIGAGPDCSGQVLVMHDMLGVFPGRKARFVRNFMEGAASIDDAVTGYVKAVKDGSFPALEHCF; encoded by the coding sequence ATGTCCGCTTATTTGCAAGGAACAGATCTGGCCGCAAAAGACAAGGCCGCCACACCGGCGCCGGCGCCATCCAAGCCTGTCGCCAACAAGGCCGTGACCATCCATACCCTGGCCACGTTGCGCGCCGCCGGCGAAAAGATCTCCATGCTGACCTGCTATGACGCCAGCTTCGCGTCGCTGATGGACCGCTGCGGCGTGGAGATCCTGCTGATCGGCGATTCGCTCGGCATGGTCTGCAACGGCCTGAACTCCACCCTGCCCGTCACCGTGGCCGAACTGGCTTACCACACGGCTTCCGTCGCGCGCGGCAGCAAGTCGGCCATGATCCTGTCCGACCTGCCGTTCGGCGCATACGGCACGCCTGAAACGGCTTACGCCAACGCCGTCATCCTGATGCAGGCGGGCGCGCACATGATCAAGATCGAAGGCGGCGCCTGGCTGGCCGAGACCGTCCGTTTCCTCACCGAGCGCGGCATCCCCATCTGCGCCCACATCGGCCTGACGCCGCAATTCGTGCACCAGTTGGGCGGCTATAAGGTGCAGGGCAAGAGCACGGAAAGCGCCGCCGAGCTGAAAAACGACGCACTGGTGCTGCAAAACGCGGGCGCCGCCATCGTGCTGATGGAAGCCATGCCGTCGCAGCTGGGCAAGGAAGTGACCGACATGCTGACGATTCCCACCATCGGCATCGGCGCCGGCCCAGACTGCTCGGGCCAGGTCCTCGTCATGCACGACATGCTGGGCGTCTTCCCAGGCCGCAAGGCGCGCTTCGTGCGCAACTTCATGGAAGGCGCGGCCAGCATCGACGACGCCGTCACCGGCTATGTCAAAGCCGTCAAGGACGGCAGCTTCCCGGCGCTGGAACACTGCTTCTGA
- a CDS encoding CHAP domain-containing protein, producing MNTSIEKLIFLARKEKGVREGPINNTGQRIEEFQSATWMMPGAWPWCAAFTAWLMREWLHEESVRDALGIDSVNAAEKWRCRDASAFGWEKWAAQKNIELLPETEAARAGDFVVYDFSHIGLVIKDQPSQAGAIMTIEGNTNGKGERDSNSGDGVWEKTRARSLTKSYIRLFA from the coding sequence ATGAACACAAGCATAGAAAAACTCATTTTTCTTGCGCGTAAAGAAAAAGGAGTGCGCGAAGGCCCCATCAATAACACCGGACAGCGGATCGAAGAGTTTCAGTCAGCGACTTGGATGATGCCGGGTGCCTGGCCTTGGTGTGCAGCCTTTACAGCCTGGCTCATGCGCGAATGGCTGCACGAAGAAAGCGTGCGTGACGCGTTGGGCATCGATTCCGTCAACGCTGCCGAAAAGTGGCGCTGCCGCGACGCCAGTGCATTTGGCTGGGAAAAGTGGGCGGCACAGAAAAACATCGAGCTATTACCAGAAACAGAAGCCGCCAGGGCCGGCGACTTCGTTGTCTACGACTTTTCACATATTGGCTTGGTCATCAAGGATCAACCTTCTCAAGCTGGTGCGATCATGACAATTGAAGGCAATACCAACGGCAAAGGTGAGCGCGACAGCAATAGCGGGGATGGCGTATGGGAAAAAACACGCGCGCGGTCGCTGACAAAATCGTACATCCGCCTGTTTGCGTAA
- a CDS encoding type II toxin-antitoxin system HipA family toxin, with translation MQCHFQIFHDDAWHDCASLTLLEPAGGNPRTAALFEYDLDYAFFKLESGPVSLRFPVTAEMQKLAQWPAFIFDLIPQGSGRTYLLGQLQLADGPAADFPLMCAGAFNPVGRVRIAEAVQYYAQHMHRHDQGKPLSGFSLDEIIGRGDAFNERMLMHGMLAAGSLGVQGAAPKYLLTTDHAGLWHADGALADQDAAAHFIVKRPRGKTASDAKVLRNEAAYMTVARAVGLRTEGQLRYQDDTLFIPRFDRRILDGKVLRLHQESAASLAGIVGFEATPSQFDLLQALRAVVSDKTAETIEFLKRDILNLAMRNTDNHARNTAVQQIGAEVRLTPLFDFAPMYLDPDGIPRAARWYHPDTKNELHDWTTILATIGMPDVERQQIRLALYGFSQHLVALEQHMQEAGVDDDIIAFLRPHIAGQIEQLKALGEH, from the coding sequence ATGCAATGCCATTTTCAAATTTTTCATGATGATGCGTGGCACGATTGCGCATCGCTGACTTTGCTTGAGCCTGCAGGCGGCAATCCACGTACCGCTGCCCTGTTCGAGTATGACCTCGATTATGCCTTCTTCAAGCTTGAGAGTGGGCCTGTCTCGCTGCGTTTTCCCGTCACGGCAGAGATGCAGAAGCTGGCGCAATGGCCAGCCTTTATCTTTGACCTGATTCCCCAGGGAAGCGGACGGACATATCTGCTTGGGCAGCTGCAGCTGGCCGATGGTCCGGCTGCCGATTTTCCTCTGATGTGCGCCGGCGCGTTCAATCCCGTCGGGCGCGTGCGCATTGCCGAGGCCGTGCAGTACTACGCACAACATATGCATCGCCATGACCAGGGCAAGCCGCTGAGCGGCTTTTCACTGGACGAGATCATAGGTCGCGGCGATGCCTTCAATGAGCGCATGCTGATGCATGGCATGCTGGCCGCCGGCAGTCTGGGGGTGCAAGGAGCGGCGCCGAAATATCTGCTGACCACTGACCATGCCGGTCTCTGGCATGCCGATGGCGCTTTGGCGGATCAGGACGCGGCTGCTCATTTCATCGTCAAGCGTCCGCGCGGAAAGACCGCCAGCGACGCCAAGGTGTTGCGGAATGAGGCCGCATACATGACTGTGGCGCGCGCGGTCGGCTTGCGCACCGAAGGCCAGCTGCGCTACCAGGACGATACCTTGTTCATTCCCCGTTTTGACCGCCGCATCCTCGATGGAAAAGTGCTGCGACTGCATCAGGAAAGCGCCGCTTCGCTGGCAGGTATCGTTGGCTTTGAAGCCACGCCCAGCCAGTTCGACCTATTGCAGGCGCTGCGCGCCGTCGTCAGCGACAAGACTGCGGAAACCATCGAATTTCTCAAGCGCGATATCTTGAACCTGGCCATGCGCAATACCGATAATCACGCACGCAATACGGCGGTGCAGCAAATTGGTGCCGAGGTGCGCCTCACGCCGCTGTTCGATTTTGCACCGATGTACCTGGACCCGGATGGCATACCACGCGCGGCGCGCTGGTATCACCCGGATACCAAAAACGAGCTGCATGACTGGACGACGATACTAGCTACGATCGGCATGCCGGACGTGGAGCGCCAGCAGATCCGCCTCGCGCTATACGGATTTTCCCAGCACCTGGTTGCGCTGGAACAGCATATGCAGGAGGCTGGCGTGGATGATGACATCATTGCTTTCCTCCGGCCACATATCGCCGGGCAGATCGAACAGCTCAAGGCATTGGGAGAGCACTGA
- the purM gene encoding phosphoribosylformylglycinamidine cyclo-ligase — MNQTSNVSLSYRDAGVDIDAGDALVEAIKPFAKRTLREGVMGGLGGFGAMFEISKKYKEPVLVSGTDGVGTKLRLAFELNRHDTVGIDLVAMSVNDILVQGAEPLFFLDYFACGKLDVAIATDVIKGIAQGCEQAGCALIGGETAEMPSMYPAGEYDLAGFAVGAVEKSKIIDGTKIAPGDVVLGLASSGVHSNGYSLVRKIIEVAKPDLEGDFHGRKLADVLMQPTRIYVKPLLALMDAMEVKGMVHITGGGLVENIPRVLQPGLVAELDSKAWTMPPLFTWLQQHGGVADAEMHRVFNCGIGMTVIVAQENADAAIAQLQAAGETVSRIGTIRARVGDEHQTIVI; from the coding sequence ATGAACCAGACTTCTAATGTTTCCCTTTCCTACCGTGACGCTGGCGTCGATATCGACGCAGGCGACGCTTTAGTCGAAGCAATCAAGCCGTTTGCCAAGCGCACCCTGCGCGAAGGCGTGATGGGCGGCCTGGGCGGTTTTGGCGCCATGTTTGAAATCAGCAAGAAGTACAAGGAACCGGTGCTCGTCTCGGGCACCGACGGCGTGGGCACGAAATTGCGCCTGGCGTTCGAACTGAACCGCCATGACACGGTCGGCATCGACCTCGTCGCCATGAGCGTCAACGACATCCTCGTGCAAGGCGCCGAACCGCTGTTCTTCCTCGATTATTTTGCCTGCGGCAAGCTGGACGTGGCCATCGCCACCGACGTCATCAAGGGCATCGCCCAGGGTTGCGAACAGGCGGGTTGCGCGCTGATCGGCGGCGAAACGGCGGAAATGCCGAGCATGTACCCGGCCGGCGAATACGACCTGGCAGGTTTTGCCGTCGGCGCCGTGGAAAAATCGAAAATCATCGACGGCACCAAGATCGCCCCGGGCGACGTGGTGCTGGGCCTGGCCTCGTCGGGCGTGCACTCGAACGGTTACTCGCTGGTGCGCAAGATTATTGAAGTGGCAAAACCGGATCTGGAAGGCGACTTCCACGGCCGTAAACTCGCTGACGTGCTGATGCAGCCGACGCGCATCTACGTCAAGCCGTTGCTGGCGCTGATGGATGCCATGGAAGTGAAGGGCATGGTGCACATCACCGGCGGCGGCCTGGTGGAAAACATCCCGCGCGTGCTGCAGCCCGGCCTGGTGGCCGAACTGGACTCGAAGGCATGGACCATGCCGCCGCTGTTCACGTGGCTGCAACAGCACGGCGGCGTGGCTGACGCCGAGATGCACCGCGTCTTCAACTGCGGCATCGGCATGACCGTCATCGTCGCGCAGGAAAACGCCGACGCCGCCATCGCGCAATTGCAAGCGGCCGGCGAAACCGTCTCGCGCATCGGCACCATCCGCGCCCGCGTAGGCGATGAGCATCAGACCATCGTGATCTGA
- a CDS encoding peptidoglycan-binding protein, whose amino-acid sequence MKKCLLKINSSGSDVVALQLALAERGFNPGAQDGMFGQATAAAVVAFQESEGLLIDGEAGPRTLSLLDLCDNDDLPDVRTQVSVQVVSQMFPDTRIDNIKRYLPPVLDALGNHGLGDKIMVLAALATIRAETEAFLPVDEGISRYNTSPSSRRPYDLYDYKKSLGNQGPPDGDRFHGRGFIQLTGRDNYARYGTRLTPSQDLLNAPERANMPECAANILALFLSDKKIEIKQALLQHNFILARKQVNNGSNGLERFTSAYLVGEKLINNGFQ is encoded by the coding sequence ATGAAAAAATGTCTATTGAAAATCAATAGCAGTGGCAGCGATGTTGTGGCCCTGCAATTGGCTCTGGCAGAACGGGGGTTCAATCCCGGTGCGCAAGATGGCATGTTCGGGCAAGCAACGGCCGCCGCCGTGGTCGCCTTCCAGGAAAGCGAAGGCTTGCTCATTGATGGCGAAGCTGGCCCCCGTACCTTGTCATTGCTTGACCTGTGCGACAACGATGACTTGCCTGACGTCAGGACACAAGTTTCGGTGCAAGTGGTGAGCCAGATGTTTCCCGATACGCGCATCGATAACATCAAGCGCTATCTGCCGCCTGTACTCGATGCATTGGGCAATCATGGCCTGGGAGACAAAATCATGGTATTGGCCGCGTTAGCCACAATCCGGGCAGAAACAGAGGCATTCCTGCCTGTCGATGAAGGCATTTCCAGATACAACACCTCTCCCTCTTCCAGACGGCCCTACGATTTGTATGACTATAAAAAGAGTCTGGGTAATCAGGGGCCTCCCGACGGGGACCGCTTTCATGGCCGTGGCTTCATCCAACTAACAGGTCGCGACAATTATGCGCGCTATGGAACGCGTTTGACACCATCACAAGATTTATTGAATGCCCCCGAGCGTGCGAATATGCCTGAATGTGCGGCCAATATTCTGGCGCTTTTTCTCTCGGATAAAAAAATAGAAATAAAACAAGCATTATTGCAACACAATTTTATTTTAGCCAGAAAGCAGGTTAATAACGGCAGCAATGGCCTGGAACGCTTTACGTCCGCATATTTAGTCGGAGAAAAACTTATCAATAACGGATTCCAATAA
- the hda gene encoding DnaA regulatory inactivator Hda, with translation MKQLVLDLGTDQAHSLDTFEVGQNAEVAQLMRQFAARTSREHFAYLWGELAAGKSHLLKALASTERARYISPFSIESEFVYSPDVDLYLLDDCEKLSPLAQIDAFALFNEIRANKAFMVCSGAVPPAVLPVREDLRTRMGWGLIYQIHGLTDDEKIAALTQAATTRGLTLSPGVLPYLLSHFRRDMRSLSTMLDSLDLYSLETQRPITLPLLRELLQAEAKE, from the coding sequence ATGAAACAACTGGTGCTCGATTTAGGCACAGACCAGGCGCACAGCCTCGATACCTTCGAGGTGGGACAGAATGCCGAAGTGGCGCAGCTGATGCGCCAGTTCGCCGCGCGCACGTCGCGCGAACATTTTGCCTACCTGTGGGGCGAACTGGCCGCCGGCAAGAGCCATCTGCTCAAGGCCCTGGCCAGCACCGAGCGCGCGCGCTACATTTCGCCATTCTCGATCGAGTCCGAATTCGTGTATTCGCCCGACGTGGATCTGTACCTGCTCGACGACTGCGAAAAGCTGTCGCCGCTGGCGCAGATCGACGCCTTTGCCCTGTTCAATGAAATCCGCGCCAACAAGGCCTTCATGGTGTGCAGCGGCGCCGTGCCGCCGGCCGTGCTGCCCGTGCGCGAAGATTTGCGCACGCGCATGGGCTGGGGCCTGATCTACCAGATCCACGGCTTGACGGACGATGAAAAAATCGCCGCCCTGACCCAGGCGGCCACCACCCGCGGCTTGACCTTGTCGCCCGGCGTGTTACCCTATCTGCTGTCCCATTTCCGGCGCGACATGCGTTCGCTGTCGACGATGCTGGACTCTCTCGACCTCTACTCCCTGGAAACCCAACGCCCGATCACCTTGCCATTGTTGCGCGAGTTGCTGCAGGCGGAAGCGAAAGAATGA
- the pcnB gene encoding polynucleotide adenylyltransferase PcnB, which produces MIKKFIRKILGVKKEAARDTTAPIVLGPAQHGIDPKLVSSNAIRVTSSLQEAGFEAFVVGGAVRDLLLGVKPKDFDIATNATPEQVKRLFRRAFIIGKRFQIVHVMFGQDLLEVTTFRGAGADSAPKDEHGRVLRDNTFGLQHEDALRRDFTINAMYYNPATQEVLDYHGGVEDIRAKTLRMIGKPEERYREDPVRMLRVVRFAAKLKFTIEPHTAAPIPVMAPLINNVPAPRVFDEMLKLLMSGHALACLQQLRKEGLHHGLLPLLDVVLEQPLGAKFVTLALDATDQRIAAGKTVSPGFLFASLLWHQVLEKWTAYRAAGESTIPALHLAADDVLDSQTEKLALQRKIGSDMRDIWSMQPRFERRVGKAPYKLLEHLRFRAGYDFLLLRCASGEIDADIGEWWTAFYEGDEETREALLVSANAAPGAVKKKRPPRRSTRSKTGGGTTTGSTSGE; this is translated from the coding sequence ATGATTAAAAAATTCATCCGCAAGATCCTCGGCGTTAAAAAAGAGGCAGCGCGCGACACCACGGCACCCATCGTGCTCGGTCCTGCGCAACACGGAATCGACCCGAAACTGGTATCGTCGAATGCCATCCGCGTCACCAGCAGCCTGCAGGAAGCAGGCTTCGAGGCCTTTGTCGTCGGCGGCGCCGTGCGCGACCTGCTGTTGGGCGTCAAACCCAAAGACTTCGACATCGCCACCAACGCCACGCCGGAACAGGTCAAGCGCTTGTTCCGCCGCGCCTTCATCATCGGCAAGCGCTTCCAGATCGTGCACGTGATGTTCGGCCAGGATTTGCTGGAAGTGACGACCTTCCGCGGCGCCGGCGCCGATTCCGCGCCCAAGGATGAACATGGCCGCGTCCTGCGCGACAACACCTTCGGTTTGCAGCATGAAGACGCGCTGCGCCGCGACTTCACCATCAACGCCATGTACTACAACCCGGCCACGCAGGAGGTGCTCGATTACCACGGCGGCGTGGAAGACATCCGCGCCAAGACCTTGCGCATGATCGGCAAGCCGGAAGAGCGCTACCGCGAAGACCCCGTGCGCATGCTGCGCGTGGTGCGCTTCGCCGCCAAGCTGAAATTCACCATCGAGCCGCACACGGCCGCGCCGATTCCCGTCATGGCGCCGCTGATCAACAACGTGCCGGCGCCGCGCGTGTTCGATGAAATGCTCAAGCTCCTGATGAGCGGCCACGCGCTGGCCTGCCTGCAGCAGCTGCGCAAAGAAGGCTTGCATCACGGCCTGCTGCCGCTGCTCGACGTGGTGCTGGAACAGCCGCTGGGCGCGAAATTCGTCACCCTGGCGCTGGACGCCACGGACCAGCGCATCGCCGCCGGCAAGACCGTCTCGCCGGGCTTTTTGTTTGCCTCGCTGCTGTGGCACCAGGTGCTGGAAAAATGGACGGCCTACCGCGCCGCCGGCGAGTCGACGATTCCCGCGCTGCACCTGGCGGCCGACGACGTGCTCGATTCGCAGACGGAAAAACTGGCCTTGCAGCGCAAGATCGGTTCCGACATGCGCGACATCTGGTCGATGCAGCCTCGCTTCGAGCGCCGGGTCGGCAAGGCGCCGTACAAACTGCTCGAGCACCTGCGCTTCCGCGCCGGCTACGACTTCCTGCTGCTGCGCTGCGCCTCGGGCGAGATCGACGCGGACATCGGCGAATGGTGGACGGCCTTTTATGAAGGCGACGAGGAAACGCGCGAAGCGCTGCTCGTCAGCGCCAATGCCGCGCCGGGCGCCGTCAAGAAGAAGCGCCCGCCGCGCCGCAGCACGCGCAGCAAAACGGGCGGCGGCACCACCACCGGCAGCACCAGCGGCGAATAA
- a CDS encoding AI-2E family transporter has translation MPFAITAEQKQTAFWIAVWLAFLLLLVSLGPILTPFLAAAILAYVLNPGVDRLQRLHYRCFYVPRPLAVLVVVVLFFLAITALVLIVVPVLQKEIPLLQAQIPQFISKANEFLAPKLRDLGIRVRLDGTGIKRMLSQQMATSGDEIWSTVLASARIGGTAVLGWLATVVLIPVVLFYLLLDWHPMLARIAGAVPRRWVGRTVGMAQEVDTLLAQYLRGQLLVMLVLATYYSVALAIAGFEVALPVGIITGLLVFIPYLGFGLGLMLALIAALLQFADWSGVIAVAVIYGCGQVIEGFFLTPRLVGERIGLNPLAVIFALLAFGQLFGFVGVLLALPASAVLMVAFKHLRRHYLSSSFYNT, from the coding sequence ATGCCATTCGCCATCACCGCCGAACAGAAGCAAACAGCATTTTGGATCGCGGTCTGGCTGGCATTCTTGCTGCTGCTCGTCAGCCTGGGCCCCATCCTGACGCCCTTCCTGGCCGCCGCCATCCTCGCCTACGTGCTCAATCCCGGCGTGGACCGCTTGCAGCGCCTGCATTACCGGTGCTTTTACGTGCCCCGTCCGCTGGCCGTGCTGGTCGTCGTAGTGTTGTTTTTCCTCGCCATCACGGCGCTCGTGCTGATCGTCGTGCCCGTATTGCAAAAGGAAATCCCGCTGCTGCAGGCGCAGATTCCGCAATTCATCAGCAAGGCGAACGAGTTCCTGGCGCCGAAACTGCGCGACCTGGGCATCCGCGTGCGCCTGGACGGCACGGGCATCAAGCGCATGCTGAGCCAGCAGATGGCCACCAGCGGCGATGAAATCTGGAGCACCGTGCTGGCCTCGGCCCGCATCGGCGGCACGGCCGTGCTGGGCTGGCTGGCCACCGTGGTCTTGATTCCCGTGGTGCTGTTCTACCTGTTGCTGGACTGGCATCCGATGCTGGCGCGCATCGCCGGCGCCGTGCCGCGCCGTTGGGTGGGCCGTACGGTGGGCATGGCGCAGGAAGTCGACACCCTGCTGGCGCAATACTTGCGCGGCCAGTTGCTCGTCATGCTGGTGCTGGCGACCTATTACTCGGTGGCGCTGGCCATCGCCGGTTTTGAAGTCGCATTGCCTGTGGGCATCATCACGGGTTTGCTGGTGTTCATCCCCTACCTAGGCTTCGGCCTGGGCCTGATGCTGGCGCTGATCGCCGCCCTGCTGCAATTTGCCGACTGGAGCGGCGTCATCGCCGTGGCCGTCATCTATGGCTGCGGCCAGGTCATCGAAGGCTTTTTCCTCACGCCGCGCCTGGTGGGCGAGCGCATCGGCCTGAACCCGCTGGCCGTGATCTTCGCCTTATTGGCTTTCGGACAATTGTTCGGTTTCGTCGGCGTTTTGCTCGCTTTACCCGCTTCTGCCGTCCTGATGGTCGCTTTTAAGCATCTAAGACGCCACTACCTCTCCAGCAGCTTCTATAATACCTAG
- a CDS encoding MFS transporter, translating into MDNNPSNPKKAQELRKVVMASVIGATIEWYDFFLYGVVAGIVFSKLYFPGGDPLVSTMLAYGTFAVGFLSRPIGGVIFGHFGDKIGRKSMLVMTLMIMGISTFLIGVLPTYDYIGYWAPGLLLFLRVLQGIGLGGEWGGAVLMAYEYAPPKERGFYASLPQIGLAIGLCLASGVVAILSYSLSDAQFLSWGWRVAFILSAALVFIGMWIRLNVMETPEFQAVKEKNAETQIPFFDLLKRYPGNVLKGMGARYIDGVFFNIFGVFSITYLTNTIKIDRTEALMGVMASAVVMCFCIPFFGRLSDRIGRSKVFFWGSLITGVSAIPAFWIMLHHAGNPLLLWCSVIIPLGVLYSAVYGPEAALFCDLFDARVRYTGISFVYQFSGIFASGLTPIIATYLLKTGNGEPWHIVGYILFASLVSAVSVAMIGRGGSQPDGRMKPAHAR; encoded by the coding sequence ATGGACAACAATCCCAGCAATCCGAAAAAAGCCCAAGAGCTGCGGAAAGTCGTGATGGCCAGCGTGATCGGCGCCACCATCGAATGGTACGACTTCTTTTTATACGGCGTCGTGGCCGGCATCGTATTCAGCAAACTGTATTTCCCGGGCGGCGATCCGCTCGTCTCGACCATGCTGGCCTACGGCACCTTCGCCGTGGGCTTTCTGTCCCGTCCCATCGGCGGCGTGATCTTCGGCCACTTCGGCGACAAGATCGGCCGCAAGAGCATGCTGGTCATGACCCTGATGATCATGGGCATCTCCACTTTCCTGATCGGCGTGCTGCCCACCTATGACTACATCGGCTACTGGGCGCCGGGCCTGCTGCTGTTCCTGCGCGTGCTGCAAGGCATCGGCCTCGGCGGCGAATGGGGCGGCGCCGTGCTGATGGCGTACGAATATGCGCCCCCAAAAGAGCGCGGCTTCTACGCCAGCCTGCCGCAGATCGGCCTGGCCATCGGCCTGTGCCTCGCCTCCGGCGTGGTGGCCATCCTGTCGTACAGCTTGAGCGACGCGCAATTCCTGTCCTGGGGCTGGCGCGTCGCCTTCATCCTGTCGGCCGCCCTCGTCTTCATCGGCATGTGGATACGCCTGAACGTGATGGAAACGCCCGAGTTCCAGGCCGTCAAGGAAAAGAACGCGGAGACGCAGATTCCATTTTTCGACCTGCTGAAGCGCTATCCGGGCAATGTATTAAAAGGCATGGGCGCGCGCTATATCGACGGCGTGTTCTTCAATATCTTCGGCGTGTTTTCCATCACCTATCTGACCAACACCATCAAGATAGACCGCACGGAAGCGCTGATGGGCGTGATGGCGTCGGCCGTCGTGATGTGCTTCTGCATCCCCTTCTTCGGCCGCCTGTCGGACCGCATCGGCCGCAGCAAGGTGTTTTTCTGGGGCTCCCTGATCACGGGCGTGTCGGCCATCCCCGCCTTCTGGATCATGCTGCACCACGCCGGCAATCCGCTGCTGCTGTGGTGTTCCGTGATCATCCCGCTGGGCGTGCTGTATTCGGCCGTGTACGGCCCGGAGGCGGCCCTCTTCTGCGACCTGTTCGACGCCAGGGTGCGCTACACGGGCATCTCCTTCGTGTACCAGTTCTCCGGCATCTTCGCCAGCGGCCTGACGCCCATCATCGCCACCTACCTGCTCAAGACGGGCAATGGCGAGCCGTGGCACATCGTCGGCTACATCCTGTTCGCCTCCCTCGTCTCGGCCGTCAGCGTGGCCATGATCGGCAGGGGCGGCTCGCAGCCGGATGGCCGCATGAAGCCGGCGCACGCAAGGTAA
- the folK gene encoding 2-amino-4-hydroxy-6-hydroxymethyldihydropteridine diphosphokinase, which produces MSVIAYIGIGANLGDARANVQEAIARLARLPGASLVDASASYRTAPIDSSGDDYINAVARIATTLPAEELLLALHAIEAAHGRERPYRNAPRTLDLDLLLYGDAQIASATLTVPHPRLTERAFVLVPLLALAPAIAVPGLGPAQGYLAGVADQAISQL; this is translated from the coding sequence ATGTCAGTGATCGCTTACATCGGCATCGGGGCCAACCTGGGCGACGCGCGCGCGAATGTGCAGGAGGCGATCGCGCGCCTGGCGCGCCTGCCCGGTGCATCCCTCGTGGACGCTTCGGCCAGCTACCGCACGGCGCCCATCGATTCCAGCGGCGACGACTACATCAACGCCGTGGCGCGCATCGCGACCACCCTGCCGGCGGAGGAACTGCTGCTGGCCCTGCACGCCATCGAGGCGGCGCACGGGCGCGAACGGCCCTACCGCAACGCCCCGCGCACCCTGGACCTGGACTTGCTGCTGTACGGCGATGCACAGATCGCCAGCGCCACCCTGACGGTACCGCATCCGCGCCTCACCGAGCGCGCCTTCGTGCTGGTGCCGCTGCTGGCCCTGGCGCCGGCCATCGCCGTGCCCGGCCTCGGCCCGGCGCAAGGCTACCTGGCGGGCGTGGCAGACCAGGCCATCAGCCAGCTCTGA